The genomic DNA AGCCGTGAAGGTTGTTGGCGTCTCCCTGCAGCCTCATGAGGAGGCCACCGTAAGACACATAGGCAGAGCTGAAAGAAGGAGCACACCAATACAATGTGATTAAAGGTAacaaatgagagagattacgaAGACCAAAATTGATGACATTATGATAATTACATGTCCTTATCTTACAGACTTTTGTCAGACAAGTTAATGACTCATATAGTGGTGCTCAATCATTTCTTTCATGTCCCCCCTTCAGAAGCCAAAATAGGTTTAAATACACCCCATGCGCCAATTTTCTCGCAAATCATTAACAATCACAGAACTCACTTGTTGGAGAAGGTTTATCATATTAACATACTAAAGCTGATGATACGTGATTGTAAAGAAATTAATTCAAATCTTCATTTAAACTCACAGGCGTGTGGCTGCTTCTGTTGAAGTCTCGTCGCCCTCAATCTTGTAAACTTTTCCGTACATCACGTAATCGAACTGGTCCGCtctagaaatgtaaacaaagatCAATGTGAATACAAGTTCGAACCAGCACAGAATACTGCATACAGCAGGAGACAATCACAAtagaaatgtacacacacatactttatttattcatatgtctatatttgtttttatgctatttattaaaataatatttacagGATAATGCTTCATGCACAAATATACCACTGTTTTACCTTGATGGCCGGTCATCCTGAGGATTGTACTCTCCGTCATCTGGTGTTCCGTCTTCATATAACGTGCTTGCAATAACCAGTCGGAACTTGTCACCTTGATGAAATGAACAGATGCATACAAAACAGGTTTATATGAGCTTAGAGCTCTTGGGTAAATAATGCATCTTTGTGATTTTGTCTTCACCTTTATCTGGGGACAGGTTAATATTTGCTGTTTTCCTTTTATCGTTTAACTTTACATTGCTCACTTACATGAAAGCCAGTTAAACAATTTAACGGTGAGGGTGGAGGCGAGTGTAGCCAAGCAAATATGTGACCCTATTGTCAAAAAATAGAAACACTGCTTAAATTTAAGAGGTGTAAATTTAAGAGGTGTAAATTTACCGCGATGATATATGACAAATTAACTGATTTGCGCCGaaaacactgtaaacaaactgaaCCGAGAATATGATTACCAcgttaaaaacaatcaataaatgaCTTCAAATCCTTAAAAGGATTGTCACTTACCAAGATCAACAGGATAGATCTGAATGTTCACATCCAAGATGAGGTCCATCTTAAAAGATTCACTTTCACAATGTAGACGAGACACTGTAGCAAACAAACAGTCACAGTAAAGTTTGGATTAGTTAATCTGCAGTTTTAAATTGAAGAACAGTAATTGAAAACAGCACTGGAATAAGATAGCAACCAAATGTAAATTGAGAGAAAGACAAgtggaaaaacatatttttgaatgTAATTTTTGACCTATTCTATTTTAGCTTACTTTcctatttcttaacttgttttaatggtTTCTTTTCTTGTCGTCTTCCTACTTGTTTTCAATTTGTTCTAAATGcaatattttaatgtattttagtGTAATTGTGTGCACATGTAAAGCACTATTAGTTGTCTTGTATCAGAATTGTGCTATACTAATACACTTGCTTTGCCTTGCCCTGTCAGTGTACAATGTACAAAGAATATACATTTCACACACCTCTGTCAAACTTCTTGCCATCAGGATCGATGTCCTTTACATCAAAGATATCCTCAAACAGAATTCCAGCCATCTTTGTCCTGGTCTATGCACttggaaaagaaaagataagGGATATCATTAGGTTGATGAGGGAAAGTGGGATTTTACAAACACATCTCTGCAAGTCATAACCTTTCTAGGCTATTTTTTGCCAGGTAAAATAATGGAACACCTGTCATGATTTAACAAATTCAAATGCTAACAGCAAGCCCAGTAGTTATTATTGACAACAATTGCTATTACTGACAAACACAGTGGGATGGGATGCAGAAAGGACTGATATGACAGCACACTCATACACATTCATCAGCAGAGACAAATCAATAGATAAGAGAAGATCATATCGAGCTGTCATgatcaagttttttttaaatgcattaacGTATAGACTTAATGATATAAGGAACTGCGATGCTTGTTAAACAAGTTACCATCGACATCAAACTAAAATATGCTGAACTTTAAATAACTATTAGCAAGATGAAAGGGTTGCTTTATGTGTACCTGTATATTTTAGAACACCATGTCAAagtttctatgtatatataacGTTACTGCTCAGATTCTTTACAGCATGGAAAGTCATAGGTTTATAGTGAAGGTTTAGTGTTAATCCAGATCCCACACTGCCCTCTCTCGCAGACCAGGCTACTACTTAAACTGAGTCCATGTGGAACATTACAATCAACTCTCGCTGGCTGTgtaaaacttaaaaataataaataatgggTACTAAATGCCATAACGAATGTTAACCTCACAAGTTAGCTTGCATAGCTGAATTAGCATTAGCCAAGATTACAGGGTCCTGTCATAGTGTTAACTACAACTTTGGCAGTGTTTCTAATtcaggctagctgttagctttagcaTGTTATGCACACAACTCCCCAGGCTTACCGCAAATGAGACGATGTCCTTATATAGTGCGCACAATAACGTCACGGTCCCGCTCTCTCTTTGTAGCTTTATGTTTACGGTGTGCTTTTACACTAGATATCTTTATCGAGCTAAAATTCATTCATTACTACGTGAAACAAACAGTACCGCCAAGGAACAATGTGCTCAACCTTTGACACGCAAACTGCTTCCGGTCGAAAATAACGTCACTAGTTGTTCCAAATATTGATACGGTTTATACGTTGACTTCACAAGAGACCGTGCAATATTAACTCTTTTTATATGAATAGCACAACAATTTCTAGGTAGTTTCTAGAAGGCATACCGTTGTATAACGTTGTTTGAAACAATCTGGATGTTAATACGAAAAGCGTactgttttgttcatatttacGACATCTGCCTCTGCTTTCCAGCCTGCATCTCTTACCCATTTGGTTGCTAGGTGTTTTAGCGTCCTGTCTGTGTACGGTTGCTAGCTAACGGCTAGCTAACCAATGTCAGCGTAAGTGAAGCCTGTAAGCCTAGCGGAAAATGGATTATATAAGTTTTTCTTGCGGATGAATACCCCGAAAGCGTTACAAGCGCATATTTACCCACTTAATGATGTGCGAATAAGGTGAGCATTATGTTTATGTCCACTCTTAACGTCAGTAAACTGTGATTAGCTTGTCAGCTAACCGCTACTGCTAGCTTCCAACATTTTTGCATGTGTTGATGCTGAAGTTGATTGTTTGCAAGATTGGAGATATGTTgaaatattaaaagaaaaaaaacatctgatctgatctgatcacaCTGTGATTTAAAATACCAGTAAAATGCGATGTCTATGTTATTTAGTGGAGAATATTACTATTATTTGCACTAAACTTCTGCATTGCAGTTTTACCTGAATGTTAGACTCTGAAACAAAATGACTGTGACTGTAAATTGAACCTCATTAAAACGAGGGCCATATGTAATAAAGCTATTTGAGTACTCTACTTTCTAAATGTGACTATTTATAGTTCCATGTACTGTCCCATCCTTGCAGGCTGTGCAGAATGCCTGCTGGATATACAGACGATATTTAATGAATACAGAAGTCTGTCAGTAGGTGTTTTAAAGGTTTTAGGCACTCACATGAGCTCCAGGGAGACAGCCAAGATGGGGGACATCTTGGCAACTGAAGCCGATCTTCTTGGGATGATCAAGGAGGTAACACATTGAAATTCTGACAATGTAAACAGAGCAATATGCAAAACGAAATACACTTCAGTAAACTTCAGTAAAGAGATTTGTCAAGACGAGAGATGTACAAGTTGTTTAATTTGGATGACTTGAGTCAGAGCTGCCTTCTGCATTGGTTAAGATTAAGGTGGACTTAACGCcacttgttttttgtgtcttttgcagTACCTCAAGTTTGAGGATTTTGAAGAGACTGTTCACAGTTTTGATAAggagtgcaaaaaaaaaggcaagctTGTCTCAAAGCCTCAAGGGAGTACTCTCAGAGACTCAAAGACTCGTGTCATTCAGGTAATTTATAAAGTTCTTAAAATCTCATGTTTCTGCatgtttgttgattttttttttgtggtggtgGCATCTGGGGATGGGCAGGAAGGGAGATGAAAAGTGAAATATATTTGAACAAACATTGCTTATTATTACCATGCGGTTGTTGCAACCTGAGGAATGTTAGCTTATGCTTTTAGTATTCATATTTGTTATATTATGAAGCTACGGTGTGGTCCAGAAGGGACTGACTTGGTTGTTCCAGTTGAGAGTCAAGATTGGCAAATTCACATGTTTAAAAGCATATTTTTTCTGAAATTAGGCTTAGCTACTTTTATGCCTTAGTGATCCTATCTCTAAACTTTCCTAAAATCGTTTCCAAGTCTTGCCTGCATTATTGTGTAATAATCATAATTGCGTTCTTGTTTTTCTCCAACTCACTCTTCTTTAACTCTGACTTTTGTAGAAAGACCTCCTCAGCTCTTTTGATGATGGAGACCACAAAGTGTTCTTTGAACTGTGGACAGACAATATTCCTTCAGAGGTcaaagacacagacactgaGGCCCAGAGCCTGGAGTCCTACCTTCACATCCACTTCACCATCTTCCCACTGAGGAGGCACCCTGGTAGACATGTATgtggatccttttttttttttttttgtgtttttttttttttagattatcCACAAACAAAATCCAACTATGTCTTCAAACCATTCTGGTgctatttttcaaaatgtccacTAAGCTGTGCTACAGGCTTTTTCTCAGTGGACTATCTaatgatgttgttgttgcacaATAAAAGCAACCATTTCTCACCTCTACAGTATACCTTTCCCTGTGCAGGTCACTGTAGTTTGAGTGTAGAAATGTATATGGATGTAAAGTTAATCAATTTTCAGTGATAGTCTAACGCATAGACGCATAATTATGTAATTGAAGAGAACGTGTGCAAGCATTAGTgttttaaacagaaatgttgTCATTGACTTGAGATATGGACTTTTCACTGGGAAACCTGAATCTGTTTTTAGGACCGAGCTGAGTTTGAGGAGAGGATTTCCCACTTCAAGCAGTACCTGGAGACTCGTGGAGCAGCACTGAGCCAGACCACTAAGTTCCTGCCTTACTATGCCTTGCCTTTTGTTCCCAACCCCACTATCCACCCATCTTTCAAAGATCTTTTCCAGGTTCTCAGCTAATTACAGAACAATACCTTATTGGTTATTATGCACCATTATTACACAGCACCACCTTCAGATTGAACATTGAccatatttttttccaaactaCGATATGTATGTTTAGGATTCCTGGATACCGCAGCTGAGGGAAAAGCTGGAGCAGTTTCTGTCAGTGGCACTGAAGCCGTCCAACACCCCAAGGCTGCTGCATTTATACGTATCCTTTATTGAGACCTGTTCACGTGTAATGTTGCTGTACTCAGCGATGTGATATGAATAGCAAAGCCAACAGGTTTTTTATGAAAATCTAACCTTGCCAAAACAGTTGTCACAAATGACACGCAGCTTAATAGTTGTAGTGGAAAAATAACTTGCATGTACTTTTATCTATGGGATGCTGAATTCAACTTCTTATACGGCCATTAAATTGGATATTTGGCAATGGTGTTCTACTAAATTGCCCGTGATGAACTGTGTTCATAAAGCAAATGCCAGCCCTCACAAAGTTGGTTTACAAAACTGCATTACATAAACTAAAAGTTGTGTTGACTCATCAAAGGAGACAAATGTATCCAAGAATTGgctttaaaataatgaatcagcTAGTTGGGAAAAACACAGCTAAATCTAGAGGGGACAACTCACGGGTCAAACAAAAGCCAAGTACAAAGTGATTTCTATTCTGTCTTCTGGCTGAGCAGCACACTGAAATCTCAAAGAGAAAACCTTTTTGTAGGTGACTAAAGAATTAATTAACAGTCAGACTGTTGCCCAGATCTGGTCGTTTCATATCCTGCAAACAAATCCTGTCTGATTTGCATTTATAAATGGTTGTGACTGAATATGGCGAAACCCTATCTGATACTAACTCACCCTAACCCCTTCAGAGTAGAAGGTTATGTGAAGGATAACAAGTATTGTTGCTTTTACTGGAAACCCACTGGGTTGGCTTTCCTCATTGCACATTGAAGAAACTAAACCTATCCCTGCCGACCAACGATCAAAGCCTACAGACCAACATCATCCCAAAGGGCTGGCCAGAGGATATCTGTctatataaaacaaaaaggagCGAGGTTAATTAACATGTAAGCTTTCAATGTGCAAACACTTTAGAGGGCAGTACTTTTGGCAGCTGATACAACAAACATAAAGatacatgaaaatgtattattgaCGGAGTGGCCTGGCCACGTATGTCTACGTAACCGCACTGAATGAGAACTGTGTTTGCTTATGCAAGGGTTTTATGAAATACGTCTATCCCttcctttaaaacaaacttGTATTGATCCTATAttgacacatttatttcatcagACAATAAAAAGGATTATCCTTATCTTAAACAAATGGTTTCTGTTAAACATTTGCCTGCTCCAAGCAGGATGCATAAGGTACCCCGTGTTTGTCTTATGTCATGGATGAGAGCCTtggataaagaaaacaaatacattagAAATGCTAGATTAGTGTTCAGTTGAGTGTTAGTGCGTATTCTTTAACATGTGTCAtgcagaaggagggaggaaggagtaCTAAAGGTAAATATCCCTTTTAAATAATAAGTATTTTACAGTGGAGTTCAATCTGTTCATCCGTAAAATTATGTCCATCATGTGAAAATATACCTTACTGCAGACTGTCTGTGTGACAACCTGTGCCAGTCAGTGTCAGTTACTCAGTGGTTTCCTGACAAGGTGCTTGATCTTTGGTTTTCATTTCACTCTTGTATCCATTTTTAGAAAGAAATAACAGCTTCCAATCCTCTGAAATATTCAGTCACCACACATGCTTACTGCTTAACAGTGGTGGAAAAATATCTAGCTGAAGGTTTCAAAGCAAGTGACAGTGTCTTATTATCACGCAACTTTGTTCGTATAGCTCaccatgttatttttttgttaactcGTGTGTCCAATTTGTTGACTCATTTTACTGTAGCAAAACTGTTAATGTCTTGTGAGTAAGTGAATGCTTGTCATAAATACAGGAACAGAAGCTATAATGGGAAGctttgtcaaataaatgtcagTGCTGCAAATAATAATATGCGTGCCTGGAATTAGAGGTTAATTATTACGCAATGTGCCGCTAAAATAGAATCAACATGTGAAACACTGACCTGCagatttaatgtgaaaaatattaTTAGAAACATCCATCCAATTGTGTATCTAATTCGAATAAAAGACATGAATATAATATTCTGAATATAACATATTATGTGATTATATATTATGTCattcaaataattaatttaacacttttttaTAACACAAGCCATTATATAAatgatgtttatgtgtgtgtttgtgtgacttcaCAGAGGTCATACAGCAGTTACAGCTCCAGCTGGTCGAGTCAGACCGGCGCATCGCCAGCTTTGTGCGGAAGTTCAGCAAGATGAAGGCCGACTACCAAAGCCTGATTGGAATCACTGCTGAGCTGGTTGATTCATTGGAGGCCACTGTCAGCGGAAAAATGGTAGGTAGGCTTGATTGTGGTGCAGACAAACAACGACATTCTAACACACATGTTACAAGCACACACTACATAGGGGTAACACACATAAAGAGGACGCCAACACAAGTTACTTAATGAGTGGTTTATTTATGGTGTTACTTGCATATGCAAAGTTCAAAcacttaaaataacaaaaaccctttttatacacattgaattgaattgacCTCTaaatagggctgggcgatatggcctcaaatcaatatcacgatatattgagcaactcacctcgataacgataaatgaatgATAAGTactaaaccccccccccccccgcatctaaataaaggaaaaaaaatcctgtgtatttacagaaatgccactttaaaggactgtaaaactacattgtagttaagatttatattatttatttagtagttaagaacaactgataagcacacgattgaacagctgaaaagcacagattacttgaaatgacaacaactgaataagtttaaaagtataaaatatacagtcccttataaacaaattctaagcttctcacttcttttatttcttcgaattgaatcacgtggttgtacagcaggtggtggaagaggttggatgtaaataaataaacattttgaggacttcagaataaGAAtgtaagacatgagacaaaatagtggagaagttgacattgctgcttaataatatgttcaCCTCTTGAGCATCAGAGAACTTTTTTtaaccattattttctttatcattatatattttttgatagacacagaatctgtttcagaagtcagagggtcacatgacatggaagctattgagaaaaaaatcaagatttctgcatattaacattcatataaaatagaggaagcactaaagtacaataaacatagctgtgtctcattcgtccagtttactaatacaatctgctgctggagtcactgggccccatgacatggaagatattgaaagaactgcaattattttgtattaatatatttatgctaagtaacttgatgacagtccctaaatcagtttccagcgattcagtgccatgttctgggaggtgagctaaccgtcctcctgctgctcacactgggtgaacctcagtaaagtcgcggctggacccgagtagagcttagaatcaagcccgacccgagcccgtgcacgttgtgtccgagcccggcccgacacactgaatgtaattat from Sparus aurata chromosome 11, fSpaAur1.1, whole genome shotgun sequence includes the following:
- the polr2h gene encoding DNA-directed RNA polymerases I, II, and III subunit RPABC3, which translates into the protein MAGILFEDIFDVKDIDPDGKKFDRVSRLHCESESFKMDLILDVNIQIYPVDLGDKFRLVIASTLYEDGTPDDGEYNPQDDRPSRADQFDYVMYGKVYKIEGDETSTEAATRLSAYVSYGGLLMRLQGDANNLHGFEVDSRVYLLMKKLAF